The nucleotide sequence AAAGCCTCGTTGATCTTGAGAATCTTTTAAGCCTGTGTACCAAAACGCATTAATTAAAGTTACGGTTGGATCATTAGTAAAATGGTCTAAAACTCTGCGCGGATCAAAGAACCATCCATTTTTTTGTTGTGCATAAAACATATTATTTCCGTCAACAAAAATCGATAGACGGTCTTTCGGATAGGGACAAGTACAGTTTTGAGCAGCCGTCATAGAATTTAACGCCTAATTTTATTTAGATAAAAAATAAGCTAAATAGTTAGATTAATTGTCTAGTTTAGCAATTGGGACTGAATAGAGTAATCTGTCTAAATAAAGAGGAAGATCCTCTAATAAAAAAGAACATTGACTAAGTGAAATAGAATTAACGATAGTGTTTTAGCTAGAATTAAGGCTATAGTATCTGAATTTTACAGGATCATTGGCCAAGTTAGTTAAAACATTTAGGAAAGAAATAACCTTAATGAACATTTCCCCCTTAAAAAAGGACTAGATAAACCATTAGACAGTTAAATAGAGTTAAATAGAGTTATGAACTTTGATCAGAACACCAATCACTCCATCCTCCCGGATAAAGCTTAGTATTTTTGTAGCCTAACTGGTCTAAAGAGAAAAGATTAACACAAGCGGTCACGCCTGAGCCACAATAAAGAATCAGTTCCTCAGCATCCTGATAAGGAGTCCACAATTGTTGTTGTGTTTGTTTTGGCAGGAAAAATCCCTGTTCATCAAGCACCAGACCCCAAAAAGAATTGACGGCTCCTGGAATATGGCCAGCAATGGGATCAGTGGGTTCTGTTTCTCCCCGATAGCGATCGCCGGCTCTCGAGTCAATTAAGGCTACTGAGGGTAAATCTCTCTTAGCCTTAACGGTTTCGATGCCTACGATCCAATCAGACTGGACTTGAGGACTAAATTTACCCGGTTGACGAGTGGGTAATTGGGAGCTTTGCGGATAACCGCCCCGGGTCCAAGCGGGCCATCCCCCGTCTAACAAAGCTACTTGATCATGACCGAAATAACGCAATAGCCACCATAAACGGGCCGCAAAAGCGCCTTTAAAGTCATCATAAGCTACGACCAAAGTTTCTCCTCTAGTGATGCCGATCACTTCCAATTTAGCAGCTAGAGCGTTAGGATCGGGTAGAGGATGACGACCTCCGTATTTTTTGGGGTGTAGAGGGGAAGATAAATCTTGATCTAAATCAAGGTAAAATGCTCCTGTGATATGACTCACTAAATATTGTTGGTATCCCCATTG is from Gloeothece verrucosa PCC 7822 and encodes:
- a CDS encoding sulfurtransferase, which produces MNEFQSIVSAQWLADNLNNPNLVIVDCRFRLADPQWGYQQYLVSHITGAFYLDLDQDLSSPLHPKKYGGRHPLPDPNALAAKLEVIGITRGETLVVAYDDFKGAFAARLWWLLRYFGHDQVALLDGGWPAWTRGGYPQSSQLPTRQPGKFSPQVQSDWIVGIETVKAKRDLPSVALIDSRAGDRYRGETEPTDPIAGHIPGAVNSFWGLVLDEQGFFLPKQTQQQLWTPYQDAEELILYCGSGVTACVNLFSLDQLGYKNTKLYPGGWSDWCSDQSS